The region GTGGGCGTGGACCGGCGAACCACGCGGACCCGCTTGGACGGGTCCGGCACCGTCACCTTGAACGGGTCGTACCGGTTTTGCCCGGTGCGAATGCGGGTGGCCAGGTCGATGATCGGGTTGTCCGCGGCCTGGCGATGTACCTGGGTCAGCTCGGCATCCGCGTGGGCGAAGTCCGGCCCCCAGGCGTCCACGAGTGAGCCCCCCTTCTTCATCACCGGGGGGAGCTGTTCCTTGTCCCCGACGTAGAGGACTGAGTAGTTCGCGGGGAGCAAGCCGCGGATGTCCTTGTCCAGCTCGCGGCTTACCATTGAACCTTCGTCGATCAGCGCGACCATGGGCGCCGTGGCGACACTCTGCCCCGTCTTCGGGGTGAACCCGAGCCGCTTCTCGATCTTCTTCGCCATCGCGAGGGAGAACTCCGCGGCGCAGGACGGGCAAGTGAGCTTGGTCAACCCAGCCTTCTTCGCCCCGGTCTCCGAGATCCCGAGGTCCACGCTGGCCGCGTCGCACGAGGGGCACACCCCGGCTTGCGCGGGAGAGCCGTAGATGAACCCGTGGATCGTCGAGGTTTCCCGTCCTGTCGCTTGTTTCAGCCGGGCGGCGGCCTTGCCCGTGGGGGCGAGCAGCGTAACATTGACGCCTGCCGACGCGAGCTTCTCAATAAGCACGTTCATAACTGCGCTTTTCCCGGTTCCAGCGGCCCCGGCCAGCACCAGCACCGTGCGCTTCCCGTCGCCCGTGCGCGTGGTGAGCATCGTGAACAGCGTGTCCAGGGCGGCCCGCTGGTCCGGGGAGAGCATGTCCTCGGTGATGCGCCCGCCCGGGGGATTCGTACGGGGCGCGCGGAGCACCGGCGCGTCCACCTTCACCCACAGCAGGTCCGGGGCGTGCCAGTTCATGTCAGCGTCCCATCTTCGCACGGCACTCGGGTCCGAGGCCGCTTGCCGTGGAGTCCGGGGTTGTCAGTGTGCGCCCGCAGCGACCGCAACGCCCCTCGTGGTGGAACGTGACGCTGGGCGGCAAGCTCTTCCCGTCGAGCTGGCGCAGGAACCACCCGAGCGCGAGGATCGACGGGGCCTTTTCCTTGCCGCGCGCTGGGTACAGGTTGCCCCGCTCGTCCAGGGACGCCATGTACGTGAAGTTGTCCGTGTTGCTCGGCCCGGTC is a window of Gemmatimonadales bacterium DNA encoding:
- a CDS encoding AAA family ATPase — its product is MNWHAPDLLWVKVDAPVLRAPRTNPPGGRITEDMLSPDQRAALDTLFTMLTTRTGDGKRTVLVLAGAAGTGKSAVMNVLIEKLASAGVNVTLLAPTGKAAARLKQATGRETSTIHGFIYGSPAQAGVCPSCDAASVDLGISETGAKKAGLTKLTCPSCAAEFSLAMAKKIEKRLGFTPKTGQSVATAPMVALIDEGSMVSRELDKDIRGLLPANYSVLYVGDKEQLPPVMKKGGSLVDAWGPDFAHADAELTQVHRQAADNPIIDLATRIRTGQNRYDPFKVTVPDPSKRVRVVRRSTPTQAAAWLAAVRASKADGTLIAYSNKLRQELNRLVRKARGQEALAYKEGIPVVRADRLLVLKNNRGAKLYNGEIVLIESSRYPVSAGLRAEEFIFVKLYKSDEFLIHGPTFGLTPQDFEDGTKDFTAVATRMEKAAIDPGDSNWDEAAAQALDDLDADDLFDAYGAIRSSELLHCDWGEAITAHKSQGSAWKHVGVAWDFVAQRAWDEQYELGRRWLYTSATRASETLVLFDMT
- a CDS encoding DUF6011 domain-containing protein encodes the protein MRDTSAIRDFLFAGRAVFTIESAKTRAWYTYRVRAGKKDRGYASPRWFVDVLTGPSNTDNFTYMASLDERGNLYPARGKEKAPSILALGWFLRQLDGKSLPPSVTFHHEGRCGRCGRTLTTPDSTASGLGPECRAKMGR